The Chryseobacterium glaciei DNA window CCAATACATCTAATTTATAATAGATTTCCTGCAATGGGTCATGCCACATTAAGTGAGATTCGTGCTTTCCTAATTTTAAAGAAAGACCTAAAGTCGCGTTAAAGAAATTATCAGAAACTTGCTCTTCACGTTGGTTAACAGCACTGTATTGTGCACCTCCACCATCAAACTCATCATCACCAGTCATCACATACATTAGTCTACCTTCGATATCTAATCTTCTGTTAACTTTGAATTTAAGACCAGCACCAGCCTGACCGAAGAATGAACCTAATTTGAAAGGCTTAATTTCAGTCATTAATCTTTGTCCAGTCTCATCTTTTTGATAAGCTTTGTACGCTAAAGTACCAATACCCGCATATCCGTGTAATGCCCATCTGTATGGAGAATGATTATCAACTCTTCTTAATAAATTTGAGAAGTTGATATCTCCTAAGATAGAGATCGCATCATACTGAGTTCTACCTGCTACTTGCTGATATTTTGAAGCATCTGCAGGGGCAGCATCTTTAGTGTTGAACCAACCTTGTCTTGTTTCTCCTCTGTCATACTGAAGGTTAATACCAAAAGCATGAGTAATCGCTTTATCAATACTGATGTAAGCAGAATATCCAAAAAGATTTTTACCGTTACCGTTTTTAATTGATGTTAAATCCGCAGATTGAACCAAAGGAACACCGGCACCAATTGAAATTGCCCAATCGTTAAATCTCTTAGATTTCTGTGTAAATGGGGAAACATTAGCAGAGCCAGAAGAAAACGTATTCGGGTATTTTCCGTTCGAAGAAACTGCCGTTGAGTCTTGTGCATAACTTGCCGTAGGGACAGCCAATGCCAACGCAACAATTGCTAAACTTAATTTCATAGTGTATTTTTTTATTTAGTTAATTAAATGATTGTATTTTTCAGGATGAATATTTTTGCTAACATTTATTGGGTTAAATATTTAGCTGTTTTTAAGAACCCATTCTGAAAATTATGTAAATTTAATAAAAAAAAACCAGTTTATGGAAAAATAAAACCGAAAAGAACTTCTTTTCGGTTTTATTTTATTTATTATAAAGAAAATTACTTTTTCTTCTTTTTAGCAGGAGCTTTTTTAACTGCTTTTTTTGCAGTAGGAGTGTCAGTGTAATCTTTCTTTTGAATAGAATTCCACTCACCCGCATCCTCTATAGCTTTTACTGTAACTTTTCTATCAGCTAATCTTTCTGCATCAGAAGCAGTCGCAGGGATTGTTGCTTCAGCAGAACCTACACCTTTAGATTTAAGTACATCTGCAGAAACTCCTCTTGTTTCTAAAGCTACAACAACAGCCGCAGCTCTTTCCTGAGAAAGTTTTAAATTGTAACCTGCATTTCCTTTAATATCAGTATGTCCTGTCAGTAAATATTTACCGTCATTTTCTTTAATAATCTTAGCTGCCTGATCCAGTCTTTCATTAGATTCTGGTCTGATAGTAGCTTTATTGAAATTAAAGTATACATTCTTTAGTTCCTGTTCTACCGCCGTAGCAGTTACAGTGTTATCTTTTTTCACAGGACAACCGTTATTATCAACAGGTCCAGGAACAGTTACACACTTATCGTAAAGATCGATTACTCCATCTAAATCTGTATCAAGAGCTACACCAGCACCATCAACTCTTGCACCAGCAGGAGTATCAAGTTGTCTGTCCCAATCGTCGCAAACACCGTCATTATCAGCATCTCCTTTTTTACAAACTTCGATATCCTGGTTTTTGTTAGCCAATACATCTAATTTATAATAGATTTCCTGCAATGGGTCGTGCCACATTAAGTGAGATTCGTGTTTTCCTAACTTTAAAGAGATCCCTAAAGTAGCGTTGAAGAAGTTATCAGAAACTTGTTCTTCACGTTGGTTGATAGCACTGTATTGTGCACCTCCACCATCAAACTCATCATCACCAGTCATCACATACATTAGTCTACCTTCGATATCTAATCTTCTGTTAACTTTAAATTTAAGACCAGCACCAGCCTGACCGAAGAATGAACCTAATTTGAAAGGCTTGATTTCAGTCATTAATTTTTGTCCAGTCTCATCTTTTTGATAAGCCTTGTATGCTAAAGTACCAATACCCGCATACCCGTGTAATGCCCATCTGTATGGAGAATGGTTATCAACTCTTCTTAATAAGTTTGAGAAGTTGATATCTCCTAAGATAGAGATTGCATCATACTGAGTTCTACCTGCTACTTGCTGATATTTTGAAGCATTTGCAGGGGCAGTATCCTTAGTATTAAACCATCCTTGTCTTGTTTCTCCTCTGTCATACTGAAGGTTAATACCAAAAGCATGAGTAATCGCTTTATCAATACTAATGTAAGCAGAATATCCAAAAAGATTTTTACCGTTACCGTTTTTAATTGATGTTAAATCTGCAGATTGAACCAAAGGTACTCCGGCACCAATTGATACTGCCCAATCGTTAAATCGCTTAGATTTTTGCGTAAATGGAGAAACATTAGCAGAGCCGGAAGAAAACGTATTGGGATATTTTCCGTTTGAAGAAACTGCCGTTGAGTCTTGTGCACTAATAGCCGAGGGAAAGGCTAATGCTAGTACAGCAATTGCTAAACTTAATTTCATAGTGTATTTTTATTTATTTTATTAAATAATTTTGTTTTAAGTAAAGTGGATTTACTTAATTTTTTTAGATGTTTAAAAGTGATTGTTTATTTAGTAGGACAACCATTGTTTTCTGCAGGACCAGGTACAGTTACACACTTATCGTATAAGTCGATAACACCATCAAGATCCATGTCTAAAGCAACACCGGCACCATCTACTCTTGCACCAGCAGGAGTATTAAGCTCTCTATCCCAGTCATCGCAAACTCCGTCATTGTCATTATCACCTTTTTCACAAACAACAAAATCTGTTGAAGCATTTTCAAGAACATTTGTTCTGTAGTAAGCTTCCTGTAAAGGATCATGCCAAGCTAAGTGAGACATATGTTTACCTAATTTAAATGATACACCTAAATTAACTGTCCACATATTATCAGATCTTCTATCATTGATCGTGTTGTATCTCGAAACTGTAGAGTTAGGATTGTAGTCGTTTGGACTAGCCCATCCACCACCGTCGAACTCGTCATCACCACTGATGATGTACATTGTTCTAGCTTCGATGTCAATAAGTTTTGAAACATTATATTTCAAACCTAAACCAAACTGATAGTAAATTGAGTTAATGTCAAGTTTCTGATCAATAAACAAAGGAATTCTTGCGGGAGTCGTACTCCATCTGTACTCGTTGTTGTCGTGTAAAGATGTGTTATAGTTCATGAGTCCAATACCTCCATAACCATGTAATGCCCATCTGTAAGTAGAATGATTATCAACTCTTCTCAAAATATTTGAAAAGTTAACATCTCCTAATAAAGCAACTTGGTTATACTTGGTTTTTGCAACTCCTACACCAGCTAATTGTCCGGGTACACCGTCCAACATAGCTTTTTGATTTGTTTCACCTCTTTGGTAAATAATGCTTAAACCGAAAGTGTGTGTGATCTGCTTGTCTATACTTACGTAACTGTTATAACCCCAATTAACCTTTTTGTCATAAAATGACGTAAGATCTGATTGAGTCATAAATGCTGCACCTCCACCAACTGAAATACTCCAGTCGTTAAATCTTCTAGCCTTGTTGTCGAAAGTTTGGACATTGGCAGAACCTGAGGAAAAAGTATTCGGGTATTCGCTAGAGGAACTAACGGCGATACTGTCCTGAGCATAAGTAGCAATAGGCAAAGCGGCCAATAATAATAAACCTAATTTCATACAATATGTTTTATGTTTTATTTAAAAAAAATCTTTTAATAATATTCTAGAGAATTCCCGTTCAAAAAGATGTTTCTGATGAGGGACTTCTAACCTTTCTGATGTGAATTTCAATTCATCATATTTAACGATGTCAATATCTATTATTCTGTCGGCATAGCCTCCTGAAACCTTTGAATCGTTAACTCTTCCCATCTCAACTTCAATACTTTTAATAAAATCAAGTAGCTGAATTGGTGAAAGATGTGTGAATATAATTGATGCAATATTACAAAAAATATTGGAACTAACAAATTCTACAGGCTCAGATGTTAAAAATTCACTAATTTTTAATATATCATTACCTCCTTTTTTAATGTGTTCTAGGGCTTCTTGTAAATTTTTTTTTTTGTCTCCAATGTTACTTCCCAGTAACAAAACTACCTTATGCTGCGACATATTGGAAAATGATTGATTTATGAAAAGTTTTTTTAAAAATGTACTGGCAAATATAGTGGCAATTGTGATACTATGTGTCGTATTTTTCTTCTTTTTCATTATAATGCTTGTGTTTAGCGCAATGGGAAGTGACAAATCTGTAGAGGTGAAAAAGAACTCGGTCTTAACTATTAATTTAAAAACAAATATAATAGATAGCCCTACGGAAGAACAAACCGGAATATTTAATATTAATAATCAAAACAAAAGCGTTTTGATTTATGATGCTATCGAAGCCATCAACAAAGCAAAAACTGATGATAATATTAAAGGTATAAGTATTGAAGCTGATGATCTTCATGCCGGGATTACTCAGATAGATGATCTGAGAAATGCGATTCAGGATTTTAAAAAGAGCGGGAAATTTGTGTATGCTTATGGTAATGCGGTTTCTCAGGCTTCTTATTATTTAGGATCTGTTGCTGATCAATATTATCTGAATCCATCAGGGATGATCGAACTTAAAGGTCTTGCGACAGAAGTTACTTTCTTCAAAGATTTTGCAGATAAATATGGAATTGGTATTGAAGTTATTCGTCACGGTAAATTTAAATCTGCTGTTGAACCGTTTTTAAGAAACGATATTTCTCCTGAAAATAAGGAACAACTAGGTACTCTTTTAAATGATATCTGGAAAAATACTTCTACAAGAATTGCAGCTTCAAGAAAAATTGATACTGCACAATTCAGAACGGTTGTTGACAGTTTATATGGTATGATTCCTGAATTGGGATTGAAACACAAGCTTGCGGATAAATTAATTCAAAAAACAGAATATGATGAATTAATTAAATCAAAATTAAGTTTAAAAGAGAAAAATAAATTAAATAAGATCTCTTTAGGTAAATATATTGCTTCATATTCTGAAGACGATAAATCGGGAGATAAAGTTGCTGTTTTGTATGCATCGGGATCAATTAATAACGGAGACGGATACAACGATATTTATTCTGATAAGTATGTGAAGTACATCAAAGAACTACAGGAAAATGATAAAGTAAAAGCTGTTGTTTTAAGGATTAATTCTCCTGGAGGAAGTGCAAATGCTTCTGACGAGATTTTATTTGAGCTTCAACAGTTAAAAAAGAAAAAACCGCTTGTTGTTTCTTTTGGTGATTACGCGGCATCTGGAGGTTACTATATCGCAATGGCAGCCGACAAAATTTATTCTGAGCCAAATACATTAACGGGATCGATCGGAGTTTTCGGAGTTATACCTTACTTTAAAGATCTTGCCAATAAAAATGGAGTACGTTCTGATATTGTTGCTACCAACGCGAATTCTATGTATTACTCTTCTTTAAATGGAGTGAGTCCTTATGGAGTAAGTATGATTACAAGAAGTGTTGAAGGAACGTATAAAAGATTTGTACACTTCGTTACGAAAAATAGAAAACAGACTTTCGAGCAGATCGATTCGATCGGTGGAGGTAGAGTATGGAGTGGAACAAGAGCTAAACAGATTGGTTTGGTGGATGAATTGGGAACTTTAAACGATGCGATTAAATTTGCTGCACAAAAAGCAGGTTTGAAATCATCTTATAATGTTGCTTCTTTTCCTAAAAAGATGACTCCATTTGAGCAAATCTTTAATGATCTTAATGAAGACGAAATCTCTGCGAAGATCATTAAAAGTAAAATTGGTAAAGCAAACTATGAAATTTTGAATCAGATCACGAACGAAAAGTTACAGTCTGAGGTGAAAATGGAAATGCCTTATCAGATTAAAATAGACTAAATTATATTGTTTCATAAAATAAGCCGGATTTGAAATTCAAATCCGGCTTATTTGTTTTTTATCTATTATTTGATAACTAGCTTTTCTTCGTAGCCATTCCGTAGACCCAAAGAACGACCAACGCTCCTCCTACAGCCAATAGCATACTTCTGAAATCGAAACTGTCTGTAGTTCCCCATCCTAAAAAGCTACCTATAAATCCTCCTACGAAAGCTCCAACAATTCCTAAGATGATGGTCATTAACCAACCTCCGCCTTGTGTTCCAGGCATAATTAATTTTGCAATTGCTCCTGCAATAAGACCAAAAATGATCCAAGTTAAAATTCCCATAGTTTTAAAATTTTTAATTGTTAATATGAATGTGATTTAATAATTTAAAGAATTATATGATAATAATCACCTCTTCTTGAAAAAAGAATCTACAAATTCTGTACCATTAAACAATTGCAAATCTTGCATCTTCTCTCCAACGCCAATATATTTTACCGGAATCTGAAACTGATCAGAAATCCCGATCACAACACCTCCTTTAGCTGTACCGTCTAGTTTTGTCACTGCCAAAGCATTAACTTCAGTAGCTGCTGTAAACTGTTTAGCCTGTTCGAAAGCGTTTTGTCCGGTAGAACCGTCAAGAACCAGTAAGATCTCATGAGGAGCATCAGGAATAACCTTCTGCATTACTCTTTTGATCTTTGAAAGCTCGTTCATTAAGTTGATTTTATTGTGAAGTCTTCCTGCTGTATCAATGATAACAACATCTGCTCCCTGAGCTTGGGCACTTTGTACCGTATCAAAGGCAACAGAAGCCGGGTCAGACCCCATTTCCTGCTTTACGATCGGAACACCAACTCTTTCACTCCAAATCGTTAATTGCTCAACAGCAGCAGCTCTAAATGTATCTGCAGCTCCTAAAACTACTTTTTTACCTTCTGATTTAAATTGATGCGCTAATTTTCCGATTGTAGTTGTTTTTCCTACACCGTTTACGCCGACAACCATTATTACATAAGGTTTTTTTGAAGTATCAATATTTCCTGTTCCTGCGTGAGGATTTTCAAGCAATAATCCTGAAATTTCTTCACGAAGAATATTATCAAGCTCACTTACATTTACATATTTATCTCTGGCTACACGCTCTTCAATTCTTTCTATAATCTTGATGGTAGTGGATGCGCCTACGTCTGATGCAATAAGTATTTCCTCCAGATTATCCAGAACTTCATCATCTACTGTGCTTTTACCGACTACGGCTTTTGTTATTTTTTCGAAAAACCCCTGACTGGATTTTTCCAATCCTTTATCTAAAGTTTCCTTTTCTTCTTTTTTGAAAATATTTTTAAACCAACTCATATTAGAATTTTGATTGTATAATAAGATGTTGTATTATCTCTCTTTATTACAAAGATAACAAAAAAACTACCCAAAAAATGAGTAGTTTTTTTATATTGTAAATAAAGCTAAGCTTATTTTTTCAAATAAGCATCCACTTCGTCTGCATTCATTACTTTTTCTTCGAAAACGTAAGCATCTGATTTAGATGACTTCACCATTTTCACAACTTTAGTCATTTTTTTAGACTGTCCGCTTTGTAGGGTTGCTACTACTTTCTTTGCCATGGTAAATTATATTTATAAATTACTTGATTTCTTTGTGAAGGGTAGATCTCTTAAGAACAGGATTGTATTTTTTCAATTCCAATCTCTCTGTAGTGTTCTTTTTGTTTTTTGTAGAAATGTATCTAGACATTCCTGGCATACCACTTTCTTTGTGCTCTGTACATTCAAGAATTACTTGAACTCTGTTTCCTTTTTTTGCCATGATTTAGTTCTTTTTAAT harbors:
- a CDS encoding OmpA family protein, whose protein sequence is MKLSLAIVALALAVPTASYAQDSTAVSSNGKYPNTFSSGSANVSPFTQKSKRFNDWAISIGAGVPLVQSADLTSIKNGNGKNLFGYSAYISIDKAITHAFGINLQYDRGETRQGWFNTKDAAPADASKYQQVAGRTQYDAISILGDINFSNLLRRVDNHSPYRWALHGYAGIGTLAYKAYQKDETGQRLMTEIKPFKLGSFFGQAGAGLKFKVNRRLDIEGRLMYVMTGDDEFDGGGAQYSAVNQREEQVSDNFFNATLGLSLKLGKHESHLMWHDPLQEIYYKLDVLANKNQDIEVCKKGDADNDGVCDDWDRQLDTPAGARVDGAGVALDTDLDGVIDLYDKCVTVPGPVENNGCPTATTTGPVTDDTRTLEGIEFDLNSDRILPSNTPILNNAVSYINSSNGAYNVVGATDTRASDAYNQKLSERRANSVKSYLVKNGVESTKLNAIGKGEKDLKYPECDPATKCPEWKNRANRRVYFEAK
- a CDS encoding OmpA family protein, with product MKLSLAIAVLALAFPSAISAQDSTAVSSNGKYPNTFSSGSANVSPFTQKSKRFNDWAVSIGAGVPLVQSADLTSIKNGNGKNLFGYSAYISIDKAITHAFGINLQYDRGETRQGWFNTKDTAPANASKYQQVAGRTQYDAISILGDINFSNLLRRVDNHSPYRWALHGYAGIGTLAYKAYQKDETGQKLMTEIKPFKLGSFFGQAGAGLKFKVNRRLDIEGRLMYVMTGDDEFDGGGAQYSAINQREEQVSDNFFNATLGISLKLGKHESHLMWHDPLQEIYYKLDVLANKNQDIEVCKKGDADNDGVCDDWDRQLDTPAGARVDGAGVALDTDLDGVIDLYDKCVTVPGPVDNNGCPVKKDNTVTATAVEQELKNVYFNFNKATIRPESNERLDQAAKIIKENDGKYLLTGHTDIKGNAGYNLKLSQERAAAVVVALETRGVSADVLKSKGVGSAEATIPATASDAERLADRKVTVKAIEDAGEWNSIQKKDYTDTPTAKKAVKKAPAKKKKK
- a CDS encoding flagellar motor protein MotB; amino-acid sequence: MKLGLLLLAALPIATYAQDSIAVSSSSEYPNTFSSGSANVQTFDNKARRFNDWSISVGGGAAFMTQSDLTSFYDKKVNWGYNSYVSIDKQITHTFGLSIIYQRGETNQKAMLDGVPGQLAGVGVAKTKYNQVALLGDVNFSNILRRVDNHSTYRWALHGYGGIGLMNYNTSLHDNNEYRWSTTPARIPLFIDQKLDINSIYYQFGLGLKYNVSKLIDIEARTMYIISGDDEFDGGGWASPNDYNPNSTVSRYNTINDRRSDNMWTVNLGVSFKLGKHMSHLAWHDPLQEAYYRTNVLENASTDFVVCEKGDNDNDGVCDDWDRELNTPAGARVDGAGVALDMDLDGVIDLYDKCVTVPGPAENNGCPTK
- the folK gene encoding 2-amino-4-hydroxy-6-hydroxymethyldihydropteridine diphosphokinase, with product MSQHKVVLLLGSNIGDKKKNLQEALEHIKKGGNDILKISEFLTSEPVEFVSSNIFCNIASIIFTHLSPIQLLDFIKSIEVEMGRVNDSKVSGGYADRIIDIDIVKYDELKFTSERLEVPHQKHLFEREFSRILLKDFF
- the sppA gene encoding signal peptide peptidase SppA; its protein translation is MKSFFKNVLANIVAIVILCVVFFFFFIIMLVFSAMGSDKSVEVKKNSVLTINLKTNIIDSPTEEQTGIFNINNQNKSVLIYDAIEAINKAKTDDNIKGISIEADDLHAGITQIDDLRNAIQDFKKSGKFVYAYGNAVSQASYYLGSVADQYYLNPSGMIELKGLATEVTFFKDFADKYGIGIEVIRHGKFKSAVEPFLRNDISPENKEQLGTLLNDIWKNTSTRIAASRKIDTAQFRTVVDSLYGMIPELGLKHKLADKLIQKTEYDELIKSKLSLKEKNKLNKISLGKYIASYSEDDKSGDKVAVLYASGSINNGDGYNDIYSDKYVKYIKELQENDKVKAVVLRINSPGGSANASDEILFELQQLKKKKPLVVSFGDYAASGGYYIAMAADKIYSEPNTLTGSIGVFGVIPYFKDLANKNGVRSDIVATNANSMYYSSLNGVSPYGVSMITRSVEGTYKRFVHFVTKNRKQTFEQIDSIGGGRVWSGTRAKQIGLVDELGTLNDAIKFAAQKAGLKSSYNVASFPKKMTPFEQIFNDLNEDEISAKIIKSKIGKANYEILNQITNEKLQSEVKMEMPYQIKID
- a CDS encoding GlsB/YeaQ/YmgE family stress response membrane protein, encoding MGILTWIIFGLIAGAIAKLIMPGTQGGGWLMTIILGIVGAFVGGFIGSFLGWGTTDSFDFRSMLLAVGGALVVLWVYGMATKKS
- the ftsY gene encoding signal recognition particle-docking protein FtsY; this translates as MSWFKNIFKKEEKETLDKGLEKSSQGFFEKITKAVVGKSTVDDEVLDNLEEILIASDVGASTTIKIIERIEERVARDKYVNVSELDNILREEISGLLLENPHAGTGNIDTSKKPYVIMVVGVNGVGKTTTIGKLAHQFKSEGKKVVLGAADTFRAAAVEQLTIWSERVGVPIVKQEMGSDPASVAFDTVQSAQAQGADVVIIDTAGRLHNKINLMNELSKIKRVMQKVIPDAPHEILLVLDGSTGQNAFEQAKQFTAATEVNALAVTKLDGTAKGGVVIGISDQFQIPVKYIGVGEKMQDLQLFNGTEFVDSFFKKR
- a CDS encoding DUF4295 family protein, producing MAKKVVATLQSGQSKKMTKVVKMVKSSKSDAYVFEEKVMNADEVDAYLKK
- the rpmG gene encoding 50S ribosomal protein L33, with the translated sequence MAKKGNRVQVILECTEHKESGMPGMSRYISTKNKKNTTERLELKKYNPVLKRSTLHKEIK